In the genome of Brachypodium distachyon strain Bd21 chromosome 3, Brachypodium_distachyon_v3.0, whole genome shotgun sequence, the window GGCGAGGGTTCTTGCCGGCGGGGTTGTCGTGTGCCTCCAGCCGTCGACTGCCTCCGCAGCTCGCGTCCAGCGGCCATACGCAGCTCGGGTGACTGCCTCCGCAGCTCGCGTCGCGCTGCTGGGTCATCCACACGGTGGCATGGCACCTGCCGATCTGAAGCATGGCTCCGCCAACATCCTCGATTTGCATCCATGGTGAGCACCAatgtgtttttcttgtgtgTGCTATCACTGAGATGATTTGTACGTAGTATGCATATGAATAAAATTCAGAAATTTGTTCTGTTCATTGTGATTGGAATTGGTTTTCATGTACTTGCCATATAGATGAACTTGCTGAGCAATGGATAATTAGAATAAATTGCAAACTCAAATTAGTAGTCTATGGATACAGAATAAAGTTGTTCTCCAACAGGACCACAAGAAATAACATGACACATAAATTAGTACATATCTAAATGGTACAGACAGGTTCAACTTATGGAGAAATACAATAATATGGCTGAGAAATTAAGAAGGACAAATATTTAACTAAGGAATGCTAATCTTGGTCATCCTGAAATCGCTGCCAAATATGTTCTACCAAATCTGCCTTTAGTTGCCTATGCATTGGTCGATCATGAATAGCAGTGTTCAGTTCAAGGACCCTTGCAAATTCATGAATAGCAGTGTTCAGTTCAAGGACCTTCGTGAGTAGCTCCTCCGCTGATTAGGGTTGCCAGCTATCTCTGCCTCAAGCCTAGCTTCAAGTTGAGCTTCGATCTGGGCTgtcatcttctcctccaatggGTTGTACATTTCTTCTTCCAGAAGCTTATCAAGATAATCACTATCAATGGTGGCATCTGAATTGTTGCTCTCTTGTGGTGACTCAGACATTTCTATGAAGTGAACTGGAGATGTTTGCTTGGTTGAATTGGGTACTACCTGAAGAACATCTTCTATATATAGAGTTTGAGTGCATTACATTAATTTGAAGATCGATAGGCATTACATTAAACTGAAGATACATGGGCATTACATTAAACTGAAGATACATGGGCATTACATTAAACTGAAAGATACATGGGCATTACATTAAACTGAAAGATACATGGGCATTACATTAAACTGAAGATACATAGGCATTACATTGAACTAAAAGATACATGGGCATTTCATGAAACTGAAAGCAGATACAACCTAACCAAATAGTTCTAATTGCATCTGATCTAAGGCCTGATTATGTCTTTTCAACCTTTCTTCATTGAAACTTGAAGTATCCTTCTCCATCATATCTAAGTATTTTGACATCTTGCTGAACTTTGTCCTTTCATTTGTAGCAGAGGCTATTGCAACTTGTccttctgatttctttgacaTAGCTGAATGATACATTCTCATGTTCTCACATGGCTCATCAATCACACCTTTTGCTTTTCGCCTTGCTTTTGCTGCCTTTTGTCCCTCGGGACGCCTTTCTCGGGTTGTCTCTTCTCCTTCTGGGTTGCTTGATGAGGCTTATGCTCCagtttctgaaatttttgtCCTCTTACTCTTTATCATCTTTCACATAAATTCTGCGCCACTTAGGATTATCCTTGACCTGATCCCACAAATACTCCATTGTGAAAGCTTTCTGATTGTTCTCAGCTTTGTACCACTCACGGGTCTTGCTCTTTAGCATCTTATCACATTGCCCACTACTATAAGCACTCTTTGCTCGCTCATAAACTCCATTGAAAGCTGCAATACCCTTGTTTAAAGTGCTCCAGTGGCTCTTGCATTGCTTAGCTGTCCTTATTGTTCCATTTGTAGGCCTATTCTTGTTAAAATCTTCAGTCACAGTTCTCCAATAGAATTCTGACTTCTTTGCATTGCCCTCTACAGGGTCATTTGAATTTTCAATCCATGAACTTGCAAGGCGCAGATTCTCTTCATCATTCCAATTAATGAGCACTCCTTTGATCCCATCTTCCTCTGGACTACTAGCATCTGATTCTATTTCTTGTTTAGGTTGCTCTTCATGTCTTGAGTCAGGAGAGGCTGAATGGGTGAGTGGTGCGGCGGGCAAATGGCTGGATGATGCTCGCATACCTGCAGCCGGAAGCTCTTCACGTGGTGAGATGTGCTGCCAAAGTTTAAAATCAAAAGCAAGGAAATGGGTGGATGAGATTGTGCTCGCATACCTGCAGCTCGGGGCACTCCACTTGGTGAGTTCACATAAGCTTGTTGCATTCCTTGAAAGCTTCCTGTAGATACAACATGATGTTCGTAGTTGTATGTAGTAGTAAATGGGCGAAGATTCTGGAAGTAATGAgagggtggactgctttgggGATACTGAGATTGTGGTAAATTCATGCCATATTGTGGTGGTGAATAACCTGAGTAGTTTTGGGAATAGCCTTGGGAATATTGAGATGGTGGAATGTTCAAATTTTCCGAATGTGACTTTGGGGAGTGTGGGATGGTGTGATTTGTGAAATTTCTATCTCGTGGATCCATGGCATGAGTTGGTATTTCGAAAGTTGAAAATGATTTGAGATGATGAACTGATATGTGTTCAACTTCTATCTTTTATAGGCAGATTTGGAGCTAGGAGAAGAAGAGCATGGAGCAGCAGCTTGTTGTTTGAACGAGTCCAGAGAAAAGAGGCCTGCGGGGAAGAAATGACTACAGGGAAGAAATGGGTTCAGGAGAGCCAACGGTTATTTTGGCCAACTGCAACATGCAGTGCTACAGTATAAAATGTATTTTATTGCCTTGTGGACGGGCCATATGGCTGTGGCCGACCTCAAGCTGGTTTTGCTTATGACCGACCTGCGCAATGTGTAAAGTTGGCTATGGTCGACCTTAAGGGGCCTTATGGCCGACTTTATGTTCACATTGGAGCTGCCCTAACGCAGAAGGAAACTGCTACTCTGATTTTTCTCCACGCATGCAGTCAACAACGGTGGCATCTGATTACCGGCCGCAACTACTGCGCGCCTTATAAATCGAAaatcaataaaaaatattacacGCCCTACATAcgaaaacggagggagtactttattttgttgaaaatAGAAAGTTAGTATCTTGTTTATGTTTCACCGATCTaattgtttgtgttttttaaatatagataTGACACatgtaaatattttttcaCTCAATAATAGTACTAAATGTTATATAAATTAATGTACAATAATCAAATTTCTACTGCCATACAAACCACATAAACCCTAATACACCAATACATGTATGAATCCCATATGAGCCAACACATATCCGCAAGGTTCCAACCCACGTATATACCAAGCTATTTACTCATCAGACCAGGTGATACCCTCCATACCGACATTCTGGTCAAGACCCAGGGCGTTCCACACCGCCGGAGAGGCATCAACAATGTTGTTATCGCATGGCGGCTCATAGTTGTGGTCTTCGTCACATCCATACACGGAGTCGCATTCGTCCACCACCTTAGCATAGACGGACTTGCCGTTGGCGCTGATCTTGATGCGGTGGCCGCACCTGTGCATATTCTCAAACCAACCTGTGGACAGTGCGACGACCATCTCCTTGTCGCTGTGGTAGGCGTTGTCACACTCAGACGGACCGCCACCGTCCTTACCCTTCTCAAAGCTGTTGAGCGTTAAGACAGCTTTGGTGGCAGCAGTGACCGGAGGCGAGCAGCGGTACTGTGGATACCGTTTGCCATCCTTGCAGCAGTCTGGGTCATTGCTCTTCTCGCAGTGTCCAGCTTTCCCAGGAAGGTAGCCACTGGCGTGGCACACACCAAGACTAGGACGAAATGAGGAAGCAATATGAGAGGCGGAGAGCATGACCAAGACGAGGAGCGCCATGGTGGCTGCGATCGAAGCCGGGGCCATCTTTTTTTGGAGGTAAACTCTCCTCTTTGTGTTCTTGATTTCTTATGCTTTTGGTGGCTTGATTGTTGGGTCTCGACCCTGTGTGAGCTTTTATAGTTGAGTTGTTTACGCTCCTAGGCTGCCACCACTAGCAATGGACGTCGATCTGTATTTTGTCAGCCACGGCAATCCACTGCCATGTTCAGATTTGACTACACGAAGCTGGCGTGCCGTTTCAATCGGTTATCTCACTGATTAACGTGTGTCATTTATACGTTTTTACAGGGGTTAAAGTGTTAATTACATGGGCCAAGGCCCAAGAGATTATGACAGTCAAGGAGTATCTTGCTGGTTAGCCCATTAGTCCCCGTATCCATCAGCCGAGTATCGGCCATTTGTTTTTCAGCCAGGTACTCActcgggaggcggcggcagagaaCGTGCGCGTCATACTTCCTTccggcctcctcccccgccgcccctTCCGACCATTTTTCTGTCAGCCCAGGTACTCGGGGTAGTGGGGTACTTCCTTCCGGCCTCCTCCAGTCCTCCGCCTCACCTTCCGCGCGCAATATGCTCCAGCCGCCCCTTCCTTGGCCGAGCAGTTCGTTTTCTGGCATATTCGGCCTTGCCGCGGTGGAATTCGCTGAAATGTCAGCgacgccatcgccgcctccaCTGGGCCTTGCCTTGTGCTCGCTGACTGCGGATGGCATGGATATGGAGGGACATGACCTGCAACTGCAAGCGAGCATTGGTATGtactccgattctaaattcttgactcaaatttgtcaaaacatggatgtatctattcttaaaaaacgtctaaatacatgtgatatttcgacaacatttaggatcggagggagtactaagcAGCACTTGGGATGCGTTGTTAGGTTTTCAGTTCTTGCTGATTGGGAACTCGACATTGTATAGTGCTataggaaaaatattttttgagaaaacgcaaaagctttgcgtctcgatgcattgaATAAGAAAGAGAGTTATGTACATGTCCAAGAGGACAACACCACGAAATTACAACGCCACACAACTAGGGATCCGCCAGGAGCAACGCTCCAAGCCCAACCGCCCCGGCCCTACCCCAGATCCGAGCTTCAGTCTTGATCTGATCAGCGAGGAAGGCGATATTGGGAGTCGCATTGTCGAAGACGGCCGCGTTGCGATGCTTCCAAATCCACCTGGCCGTAAGCATGATGATCGACGCAGTGCCCTTTCTAGCCGTGGAAGGGGCGGAGAAGACGGATGTCTGCCACCAATCGGCGAACGGGATGCCAATGGTCGGTGGGGCACACGTAGATCGAATACAGGAGAACACCTCGTGCCAGAGGGTGCGGGAGAAGGGACAATCGACCAGGAGATGATTTATGGTCTCCAAGGACTGATCGCACAACAGGCATCTTGGGGCGTGAGCCAAACCATGGCGTGCTCTTCTCTCAGCGGTCCAGCAACGGTCCTGGCAAGCTAACGAGATGAAAAACTTGACCCGTGGGGGAGCCCAAGCTTTCCAGTTCAGCTTCCAAGTGTCAGAGGTGATCCCACCGCAGAAGAGTTTGCGATAGAAAAACTTGGAAAGTATTGGCCGCCGGAAGTCCACCTCCAACAAAGGGTGTCAGCCGCATCCGAAAACTGCACCGTGCGGATCCTCCCCCATATCTGGATGTACTGCCACAGAGCAAGTGGATCCAAAGAACCCTGGATGTCGCGGATCCAACGTCTGTCAACAAGAGCCTCGCGAACCGTGCGTTTTTTCCGGATGCACTTAGGCACAAGCAACGTGAGGTTCGGGGCCAACTCCGAGATGGCCCGACCATCCAACCATCTATCCTCCCAGAAAAAAGTAGACTCGCCATTGCCAATAATCATCTAGGTGGACGCGAAAAACACACTTCTCTCCAGCTGAGAGAATTGCAAGTCCAGTCCACGCCAAGGGCGGAGGGGATCGGTTCTCATACGCCACAACCAACGGACGCGAAGGCTGACGGCCAACCTGGAAAAGTCCGGGATGCCTAGACCACCGAAGCAAAGTGGTCTGCCAACCTGGAAAAGTCCAGGATGCCTAGGAAAAATATTGCAACTGCCACATTGTGTGTTTGTTTAACAGGGCATGTGTCATATTGTCCCTGTTTttcgcaaaaacaaaaaaaatattatattGTCACTTCTCTTGGTTTGTCAACCCTTAGTTTTGGAGCTAGAAAATTGATGTGTAGTGTAGAAATATAGTTGAACTCCCATCACATCTATTCCTGGGTAATTTGGAAATTGCACTATTTGCTGATGTGAGTCGCAATGTTGCTCGCTACCAGCTTCGGTATTACAGTCTGATGGAATTATAGTTGAGAAATTTGTGACGAACTCATTTCACTGATAAAATATGGCATCTTGTGATTTCTGTAAGATTATGTTATTCTACTAAGAAAAGAAGGGGGCTTTTTTGATGAAACCAATTCTTACTCTTTTTTGAGTGAGGAGTACAGAAAGTAGCATCAAGTACTAAGATCTATTGGCATCACATGCATTCCTCTCTAAACATTCTTTAAATTTTGCTGTCTATGCCCATTATTCAGTGATTGCAGATATTGGCAAGATGTTCCAATTTCCCTTTAAGTTTTTAGAACCTGTGTAGCGTCACCAATCCAATTTATAGATGGAGGCATTGAATGTTTGGGTGTTGACGTGTTGTACCGTAGATGCTGTAGGGAAAGTTGTTCAACAGGTTTGGGAAGATGTCTTAACCAGCCTTTTCCTCTCTGGTATGAACTCTGGTACTTGTTTTTCAAATAGTTGTTTCACAAGAGCAAGTGcttgagctagctagctgcgtCAGGCTAGCTGTAATACTTTCTGGGTTTCAGGATTTTTAGATGTCTGATAAACAATGACCATGATTGCTCTAGTTGCCTCCAAAATCAGGGTGACACTGTAACTGTGACATAACTAGGAGTAATTTATAAAGTTTAAGTCTATATAAAGAGACATCATATTTACAGGGGCAATCATTCTTCCTATTAACAAATCTGAACATGCCATATATCTCTGTACTGACTGCTCTTGGATACCTGCTATGCAGTTCTGCTGTTTACTCTTCTGACCAGGTGATATCCTCCATGCCCACATTCTGGTCGAGCCCCAAGGCGTTCCACACTGCTGGTGAGGCGTCCACGATGTTGTTGGCGCACGGCAGCTCATACTTGTGGTCCTCGTCACAACCGTACACAGAGTCACACTCATCTACCACCTTGGCATACACAGAGTTGCCGTTGGACGTGATTTTGATGCGGTGGCCACAGCGCGCCATGTTTTTGAACCAACCGGTGGAGAGCGCGACGACGAGTTCCTTGTCGCTGTGGAAGGAGTTGTCACATTCTGACGGGCCGCCACCGTCCTTACCTTTCTCAAAGCTGTTGAGCATCAGCACGGCTTTGGTGCTCGATGTCACGGGTGGCGAGCAGTGGTACTGCGGGTACCTCTTGCCGTCCTCACAGCAGTCCGGGCCATTGCTCTTCTCGAAATGACCGGCTTTCCCTGGAAGGTAGCCGCTGGCCCTGCAGACGCCGAGGCTGGGGCGAAGggaggaggcgaggcgagAGATGGACAGCGCGACCAGGACAAAGAGTGCCATGGTGGCTACAGCTCTACTGGTGGACATCTTAGCCTTCTTAGGTGCCCTAGCTTGTACTATGTCCCTATGTTTTACTGACTCCTGATGTGTTGGCTTTGTTGCTTGTCTTCTTTGGGAATTGGTGGATCTGTTTATATGCTTGCGTTGCTGATAGTTACGGGCATTAATAGGTTGTTTTCCACGGCAATTCTATGCTAATGTTTAGATTAGGTAGATGGACTTGATGTGTTGACGTACCATCTCAAATGGGATTCTGGTTACCGTTCCAAATGGTTAATCATCTCCTTAATTAACCTCCTAGGCGGTTAAAATACTTTACTTTTGTAGATAATAGCAGTGCGAAACTAGTTTATGTTTAAGAATGTCGTCGATTGCCATCACATCTTTTTCTTGCTAAGTTATAAAGTGAATTATTTGCTAATTCCAGTCATGGTGTTAATCACTACTAGCTTTGGggacaagaaaagaaactgaaaTTTAATGGATGGGAAATTGATAACATACTGGTCAAACAAGGCAACATGTTGTCCTATTTTCAGTTAGTTCTTACGTGCATTAATATGATATCCAGTATCTGTTACAAGATTTAGTGAACCACTAACAATAATACTGGAGTACTGATCTGTTTTTCATTCAATTCTGGAGTTGTTCaattaaataaatagtttttcaCTTCCATGACTGCATCTCTTTATCCACCGATGAATCCTTGGTATGAACTGGGAGTGCCGCAACTGCAAATAGTTTTCTCACCAAAGGTATGGCTTGTTTTGCAATCTGTGCCATCAGCAGTACTATGTATATTTCAGAATTTACCAATTTATCTTGGACACCAAGAAAAATCCTGATTGATCCATTCGATTCCAGAATCTGGGAGACATTATAATTACGCAATAACTAGATATAGATGACCATTCATTTCTCAAGATATGCTGTATGAACTAGTGAAAATTTATCAAGTGTAAATTATATATAAAATGTCATGACCACATGATATTTATGGAGACAATGCACACTTCCTCTTATAACTCTGTACATACTATATATCCCCCTGTACTGACTGCTGTTGTTGCCTGCTATGCAGTTCTGCTGTTTACTCTTCTGACCAGGTGATATCCTCCATACCAACATTCTGGTCCAGCCCCAAGGCGTTCCACACCGCCGGTGAGGCATCCACAATGTTGTTGGCACACGGCGGCTCGTAGTTGTGGTCGTCATCACATCCATACACAGAATCGCACTCGTCCACCACTTTGGCGTACACGGAGTTGCCATTGGCGGTAATCTTGATGCGGTGGCCACAGCGGGCCATGTTCTTGAACCAGCCGGTAGAGAGGGCGACGACCATCTCCTTGTCGCTGTGGTAGGAGTTGTCACACTCTGACGGACCGCCGCCGTCCTTACCTTTCTCGAAGCTGTTAAGCGTCAGCACGGCTTTCGTGCTTGATGTCACGGGTGGGGAGCAGTGGTATTGCGGGTACCTCTTGCCGTCCTCGCAACAATCTGGATCGTTGCTCTTTTCGCAATGGCCGGCCTTCCCTGGGAGGTAGCCGCTGGCCCGGCAGACGCCGAGGCCAGAGCGAAGGGAGGAAGTGACGTGGGACATGGAAAGCATGACCAGGACTAAGAGTGCTACGGTGCCTACAATTCCAGCGGTGGCCATCTTTGGTGATCTAGCTTATACTATGGCCCTCTTTTTTACTGATTGCTGATGTGTTTGGCTTTTTTGCTTGCCTGCTTTGGGAATTGCTCAGCGTGCACCGGTTTATATAGTTGCCTTGCTGCTTGGTTTGAACATTGGTAGGTTGCTTTCTACGGCAGTTCATTGCTATCTTCATGTTAATTAAGTAGATGAACTTGATGTGTCGAGGCACTTGTCGTACCGTCTTAGATGGTCTTCTGGTTACCATTCCAAATGGTTAATCATCTTCTTAATTAACCTTCTAGGTGGTTAAAATACTTCTACTTGTGTGGGATGTGTTGACACGTCATTGAATTGCGATCGCATCTTCTTAATTAACCTTCTAGGTGGTTGAAATACTTCTACCCGGAAGTTGCACCACTGATGGCTTCCTTTGTTCCGGATGGTTTTTGATGTCGTTCCTGATGGTTTTTATGTCGTTATGGTGCTCTTGCTACATTGATTTTGCAGTACATTTGAAGTTCAATGTTTGTGTCATACAATGTGTTTGTGCATCTTGTAATGAACTGAAACAATTGGGCACCTGGTGAACTGTTCCCAACTATATGATTTACCTATTCGATGAAGTGAGATGAGGATGAGTGTGTATCTTAATGTACATGGCTGCATTTTGATGTTTGCCAACTGTATGGTTTAGCAAACTGTATGCATGGCCTAAATTCTGTAATTTTATGTTCTTCAGACCAAAACTGTGATGTTCTTCATACTTAAAGTCAAGTCTGAATCACATGTAAAATATAGATTTGTCGTTTTGTTGGCTTATATGATAAAAATTCCCTCAAGTATTTAATTGTCTGATGCCATGCCATATTAAGcaaaccttttcttttgcatgcAAGTAAATCCCAGTAAAACTTGGACAGCACAGTGAATGATGAGAAACTTGGACAGCACAATGAATGAAGGTTGGAGATTTTGAACAGATGAAATTTACACAATGAGGATTAATATTCTAGCAACATACATGATTAACATGAACGAGAAAAGTGTTGCATATGTCCTACATTTACACCTCTTCTCTTCAACCTTTGCGTGACAAGCTACAGAGTCAAGTTGCTTCTCTAATTATGAAATTGGTACAGTAGTTCCTTCGGAAGCCAACATTTCGAGGAAACTACTGTTCGAAGCCATTG includes:
- the LOC100828514 gene encoding uncharacterized protein LOC100828514 isoform X1, with protein sequence MAPPTSSICIHGSFEFSIHELARRRFSSSFQLMSTPLIPSSSGLLASDSISCLGCSSCLESGEAEWVSGAAGKWLDDARIPAAGSSSRGEMCCQSLKSKARKWVDEIVLAYLQLGALHLADLELGEEEHGAAACCLNESREKRPAGKK
- the LOC104584170 gene encoding putative ripening-related protein 5, translated to MAPASIAATMALLVLVMLSASHIASSFRPSLGVCHASGYLPGKAGHCEKSNDPDCCKDGKRYPQYRCSPPVTAATKAVLTLNSFEKGKDGGGPSECDNAYHSDKEMVVALSTGWFENMHRCGHRIKISANGKSVYAKVVDECDSVYGCDEDHNYEPPCDNNIVDASPAVWNALGLDQNVGMEGITWSDE
- the LOC112271671 gene encoding putative ripening-related protein 5 gives rise to the protein MALFVLVALSISRLASSLRPSLGVCRASGYLPGKAGHFEKSNGPDCCEDGKRYPQYHCSPPVTSSTKAVLMLNSFEKGKDGGGPSECDNSFHSDKELVVALSTGWFKNMARCGHRIKITSNGNSVYAKVVDECDSVYGCDEDHKYELPCANNIVDASPAVWNALGLDQNVGMEDITWSEE
- the LOC100828514 gene encoding uncharacterized protein LOC100828514 isoform X2, with protein sequence MAPPTSSICIHGCSSCLESGEAEWVSGAAGKWLDDARIPAAGSSSRGEMCCQSLKSKARKWVDEIVLAYLQLGALHLADLELGEEEHGAAACCLNESREKRPAGKK